A region of Vibrio tubiashii ATCC 19109 DNA encodes the following proteins:
- the ompW gene encoding outer membrane protein OmpW: protein MKKTLLSLTVLAILASANAFAHKEGDIIVRGGLAAVVPNESSGDVLDNPGSKFSVDSNIQLGLTVGYMFTDTISFEVLAATPFKHKISTNHGGLGDIAETKHLPPTFMVQYYFGESGSDFRPYVGAGINYTVFFDESLNSTGTNAGLSDLSLDDSWGLAANIGLDYKLNEDWFLNASVWYADIDTTAKYKAGGQEYSTKVEIDPWVFMIGGGYKF from the coding sequence ATGAAAAAAACACTTTTAAGCCTAACTGTTCTAGCAATACTCGCTTCAGCAAATGCGTTTGCTCATAAAGAGGGTGATATTATTGTACGTGGTGGCTTAGCGGCAGTGGTACCGAATGAAAGCAGCGGTGATGTTTTGGATAATCCAGGCTCGAAGTTTTCGGTCGATTCTAATATCCAACTTGGGTTAACAGTAGGCTATATGTTTACTGATACCATCAGTTTTGAAGTGTTAGCTGCAACACCATTTAAGCACAAAATTTCTACCAATCACGGTGGCTTAGGTGACATTGCTGAAACTAAGCATTTACCGCCAACATTTATGGTTCAGTACTATTTCGGTGAGTCTGGCAGTGACTTTCGCCCATATGTAGGTGCGGGTATTAACTATACAGTTTTCTTTGATGAGAGCCTAAATAGTACAGGAACCAATGCTGGCTTAAGTGACTTATCACTTGATGATTCATGGGGGTTAGCAGCAAACATCGGTTTGGATTATAAACTCAATGAAGACTGGTTCTTAAATGCTTCAGTTTGGTATGCAGATATTGATACGACAGCGAAATATAAGGCTGGTGGACAAGAATACTCGACCAAAGTCGAAATCGACCCTTGGGTATTTATGATCGGTGGTGGCTACAAGTTTTAA
- the ppsA gene encoding phosphoenolpyruvate synthase: protein MQKNTLWFDGLSMEDVDKVGGKNASLGEMVSNLANAGVSVPNGFATTSYAFNQFLDFEGLDDRIHQLLDELDVDDVDALRKTGATIRQWVLEAPFPADLEQDIRENYQELIGGNDELSVAVRSSATAEDLPDASFAGQQETFLNVKGIDAVLEATKHVYASLFNDRAISYRVHQGFDHRGISLSAGIQRMVRSDKASSGVMFTLDTESGFDQVVFITSSWGLGEMVVQGAVNPDEFYVHKPMLEAGHYPIVKKTFGSKLIKMIYSTNQEIGKQVDIIDTTEQERQAFSLNDEEIKELAKQAMIIEKHYQRPMDIEWAKDGIDGKLYIVQARPETVCSQSEQNVIERYELNNKADVLVEGRAIGQRIGSGPVRLVDSLDQMSLVQDGDVLVTDMTDPDWEPVMKKASAIVTNRGGRTCHAAIIARELGIPAIVGCGTATTSLQDGATVTVSCSEGETGYVYQGELEFEVKRSSVDELPMLPTKVMMNVGNPDRAFDFAQLPNEGVGLARLEFIINKMIGIHPKALLNFDEQSDELKAEISQRIRGYKDPIDFYVSKLTEGIATIGAAFWPKRVIVRMSDFKSNEYSNLVGGKSFEPHEENPMLGFRGASRYISPVFEDCFELETQAIKRVRNEMGLKNVEIMIPFVRTPSEAASVIDLLAKFDLRRGDQGLKVIMMCELPSNAVLADEFLKYFDGFSIGSNDMTQLTLGLDRDSGDVAHLFDERNPAVKAMLQMAIDAATKAGKYVGICGQGPSDHDDLAEWLMAQGISSVSLNPDTVIDTWLKLGNVSK from the coding sequence ATGCAAAAGAACACCCTCTGGTTCGATGGCCTATCCATGGAAGATGTCGACAAAGTCGGCGGTAAGAATGCCTCACTTGGTGAAATGGTTTCCAACCTAGCCAATGCTGGCGTTTCAGTACCCAACGGTTTTGCGACCACTTCCTACGCGTTTAACCAGTTCCTAGATTTTGAAGGACTGGATGATCGCATTCACCAATTGCTGGATGAACTGGACGTTGATGATGTAGACGCTCTGCGTAAGACAGGTGCTACCATCCGTCAATGGGTTTTAGAAGCCCCCTTCCCTGCTGATCTAGAGCAGGATATACGTGAAAACTACCAAGAACTTATTGGCGGTAATGATGAACTTTCAGTTGCTGTTCGTTCATCAGCCACCGCTGAAGACTTACCAGACGCTTCTTTCGCTGGTCAGCAAGAGACTTTCCTTAATGTGAAAGGTATCGATGCTGTCCTTGAAGCAACAAAACATGTTTACGCATCACTGTTTAACGACCGTGCGATTTCGTACCGTGTTCACCAAGGATTCGACCACCGCGGAATCTCGCTTTCAGCGGGCATTCAACGCATGGTTCGCTCAGACAAAGCGTCTTCAGGTGTTATGTTTACTCTAGATACTGAGTCAGGCTTCGACCAAGTTGTATTTATTACTTCTTCTTGGGGCCTTGGCGAAATGGTTGTTCAAGGTGCGGTTAACCCTGACGAGTTTTATGTCCACAAGCCAATGCTTGAAGCGGGTCATTACCCAATCGTTAAGAAAACCTTTGGTTCTAAACTGATCAAAATGATCTACTCAACCAACCAAGAAATTGGCAAACAGGTAGACATCATTGATACCACAGAGCAAGAGCGCCAAGCGTTCTCATTAAACGATGAAGAGATCAAAGAGCTAGCGAAGCAAGCAATGATCATCGAGAAGCACTACCAACGTCCTATGGATATTGAGTGGGCCAAAGATGGCATTGACGGCAAACTGTATATTGTTCAAGCACGTCCAGAGACCGTATGTTCTCAAAGCGAGCAAAATGTTATTGAGCGCTATGAGCTAAACAATAAGGCTGACGTTCTTGTTGAAGGTCGTGCGATCGGTCAACGCATTGGTTCTGGCCCAGTCCGTTTAGTCGACTCGCTAGACCAAATGTCTTTGGTTCAAGATGGTGACGTGCTTGTCACAGACATGACAGACCCAGACTGGGAACCTGTGATGAAGAAGGCATCTGCGATTGTGACTAACCGAGGCGGTCGTACTTGTCATGCGGCGATCATCGCCCGCGAACTAGGCATCCCAGCGATCGTAGGTTGTGGTACTGCAACGACTAGCCTTCAAGATGGTGCGACCGTGACAGTCTCTTGTTCTGAAGGTGAAACAGGTTACGTTTATCAAGGTGAACTTGAGTTTGAAGTTAAGCGCTCTTCAGTCGACGAGCTGCCAATGCTACCAACTAAAGTGATGATGAACGTAGGTAACCCAGATCGCGCTTTCGATTTCGCACAACTTCCGAACGAAGGTGTCGGCCTTGCGCGCTTAGAGTTCATCATTAACAAGATGATTGGTATTCACCCGAAAGCGCTATTGAACTTTGACGAGCAAAGTGACGAGCTAAAAGCTGAAATCAGTCAGCGCATTCGTGGCTACAAAGACCCTATCGATTTCTACGTGAGTAAGCTAACAGAAGGTATTGCCACGATTGGCGCTGCATTCTGGCCTAAGCGTGTGATTGTTCGTATGTCAGACTTTAAGTCTAACGAGTACAGCAATCTAGTTGGTGGAAAGAGCTTTGAACCGCACGAAGAGAACCCGATGCTAGGTTTCCGTGGTGCATCGCGTTATATCTCGCCAGTATTTGAAGACTGTTTTGAGCTTGAAACACAGGCAATTAAACGCGTTCGCAATGAGATGGGTCTGAAAAACGTCGAGATTATGATCCCATTTGTTCGTACACCAAGCGAAGCAGCATCGGTTATCGACCTTCTTGCTAAGTTTGACCTACGCCGTGGCGACCAAGGCTTGAAAGTGATTATGATGTGCGAACTGCCATCGAATGCAGTACTCGCTGATGAGTTCCTGAAATACTTTGATGGCTTCTCTATTGGTTCAAACGACATGACTCAGCTTACGCTTGGTCTTGACCGTGACTCAGGTGATGTTGCACATCTATTTGACGAGCGTAACCCAGCGGTGAAAGCTATGCTTCAAATGGCCATCGATGCGGCAACCAAAGCGGGTAAATACGTCGGTATTTGTGGACAAGGTCCATCGGATCATGACGACCTAGCTGAATGGCTGATGGCTCAAGGCATTAGCTCTGTATCATTGAATCCTGATACGGTTATTGATACTTGGTTGAAGTTAGGTAACGTAAGCAAGTAA
- a CDS encoding peptidoglycan DD-metalloendopeptidase family protein yields MMVVSLPLLAAVAISSAPKHGKYHRTIDLSLPESSLVSDFLLDNEVVRDVPDYEYVIQAGDNLSTIFDQLGFGYSELMKIMETDLNFLALDTLKPGNTLRFWRNEETGNLSKMELEFSLVERAVYSRLEDGSYEFADVKIPGVWKSFPMVGEINGSFSQSVNALGLGKSEIEQVVSLLKDKINFARDLRSGDKFEVVQSRQFVGDQLTGNREIQAIKIYNRGRVLSAYLHSDGQYYDYNGDSLQRAFQRKPVNGRYRLSSNFNPTRKHPVTGRVSPHNGTDWATPTGTPIVSTGDGVVIMTRKHPYAGNYVVIQHGSRYKTRYLHLSKILVRKGQKISRGQRIGLSGATGRVTGPHIHYELIDRGRPVNAMKANIPMASSVPKKQMASFQSHRDDMDKMLKQREIELAKQQSDASTS; encoded by the coding sequence CTGAGTCTTCCCTTGTATCCGATTTCTTACTCGACAATGAAGTTGTACGTGACGTTCCTGACTACGAATATGTAATTCAAGCTGGCGATAACCTAAGCACCATCTTTGATCAGCTGGGTTTTGGTTATAGCGAGCTAATGAAGATCATGGAAACCGATCTTAACTTCCTTGCTTTAGATACCCTGAAACCTGGAAACACATTGAGATTCTGGCGTAACGAAGAAACGGGCAATTTAAGCAAAATGGAGCTTGAATTTAGCTTAGTTGAACGTGCGGTGTATAGCCGACTCGAAGATGGCAGTTATGAGTTTGCCGACGTTAAAATTCCTGGTGTTTGGAAATCATTCCCTATGGTTGGGGAAATTAATGGCAGCTTCTCCCAGTCAGTCAATGCGCTTGGCTTAGGAAAGAGCGAAATTGAACAAGTGGTTAGCCTACTAAAAGATAAGATCAATTTTGCTCGAGATTTACGCTCGGGCGATAAGTTTGAAGTGGTTCAGTCACGCCAGTTTGTTGGAGATCAGCTTACTGGTAATCGAGAAATACAAGCGATTAAAATCTATAACCGTGGTCGTGTGCTATCTGCTTATCTACATAGTGACGGGCAATATTACGACTACAATGGTGACAGCCTGCAACGGGCTTTCCAGCGTAAACCGGTTAATGGTCGATATCGTCTAAGCTCCAACTTCAACCCGACTCGTAAGCACCCGGTAACTGGACGTGTTTCACCTCACAATGGTACAGACTGGGCAACCCCTACGGGAACGCCGATTGTATCAACGGGTGATGGGGTCGTGATCATGACGCGTAAACATCCTTATGCAGGTAACTACGTAGTGATCCAACATGGCAGCCGCTACAAGACTCGTTACCTTCACCTGAGTAAGATTTTGGTGCGTAAGGGACAGAAGATTTCTCGCGGGCAGCGAATTGGTTTATCAGGCGCGACAGGGCGTGTCACAGGCCCTCATATTCACTATGAGTTGATTGACCGTGGTAGGCCTGTCAATGCGATGAAAGCCAATATCCCCATGGCAAGCTCTGTGCCTAAGAAACAGATGGCATCATTCCAGTCTCATCGAGATGATATGGATAAGATGCTCAAGCAAAGGGAAATCGAACTCGCTAAGCAACAGAGTGACGCGAGTACTAGCTAA